The nucleotide window GTGGATGATCCTCCAGGGGGCTTTCTTTGTCATCTCGGTCTTCTTCCAGACGGTTCGCGGGTTCTCCGCGGTATCGGCGGGCTTGATCGTCACCCCGGCGACGATCGGTATCCTGCTGACGGGAACGAGGGCAAGGAAGATGTCTACGAGGTTTTCGCAAAGGGCCCTCATTCGTATCGGCTTTATCATGACCACGGTAGGCATGGGGCTCGTGATATGGCTTCCCAGCGCTCTGACCGGTGCAGCCGACGCCGACCTGTGGACCTTTGTCCCGGGCCTGTTCCTGATGGGCCTGGGCATAGGGATCATGCTGACCTCTTCGGTCAACGTCGTCCAGTCCGCGTTCCCGGAGAAGGACCAGGGGGAGATCTCCGGCCTATCTCGGAGCGTTTCGAACCTTGGCTCATCTTTCGGCACCGCGGTGGTCGGTTCGATCCTGGTTACGACGATATTGTCCCAGACCCAGACCTTCGGGCTGGCGCTAATATCGATCATACTCGTCTCATTGGTCGGCCTGGCCGCGGCGTTCCTACTTCCCCGTGAAAAGGCTGCCAGTTCGAAGGAGGATCAAGGAGGGAGCAAGGATGCAACCTGATCCGGGGACCATCTCGGGCGCGTTGACCGCTGTAGAGATGGAGTGGGGACGGAGCTCAATAAAGCTCTCTGTGGCGAGGGGCACCCGCGAAAATCGCAATCAGGTGACATGTCGTAGCTGTAGAAGGAATGAAGAATTTGTTCGAGGAGGCGACAAGAATGGTAGCACAGTTGAAGGGTGGATATTGTCCGATAGAGGACTACGGACTGATAGGAAATCGGCATGCGGCAGCGCTCGTGAACAGCTCGGGTTCGATCGACTGGTTATGCTGGCCCCGATTCGACTCGCCCTCCATCTTCGCCGGGATCCTGGATCCTGAGAAGGGAGGCAACTGGGTCATCAAGCCGACAGGGGCATGCAAGAGCGATCACCGGTATCTGAAGGACACCAACGTCCTGGAGACGATCTTTGAGTGCTCCGAGGGAAAGGTAGCTCTGCTTGACTTCATGGACATGACCTGGGCCGAACAGGACATGGAGGGCGGTCCGCCGGGCAAGCTGGTCCGTATCGTGAGGGGTCTCAACGGAACGGTGGAGATGAGGAGCACCTGTCAGCCGAGACCAAACTACGCACGCGATCATCCCACCATCGAACTCAATGGCAGCGAGGCAAACATCGGCCCGTTCGTCATCACCGGTCCCCAGGGGTGGCTCAAGGAAGGGGAGAAGGATGCCCTATCTCAAACTTTCATCGTGCGTCCAGGGGAGCAGTTCTTCTTTACCCTTTCTACTGATGAGGACAAGAGCCCTCTAGCCTCGATCTCGGCAGCCCTCCAATCGACCATGAGCTACTGGCGGAATTGGGCGAGCAAGTGCACGTACCAGGGCCCTTATCGGGACATGGTCGTCCGCTCGGCGCTGGTGATGCAGCTGATGACCTACCCTCCGTCCGGGGCCATCGTCGCCGCGCCGACGACCTCTTTGCCCGAGGAGATCGGCGGTGAGCGAAATTGGGACTATCGTTTTACATGGTTGAGGGACGGTTCGTACACACTGCTCAGCCTGGTTCTGGCCGGCTATCCCGATTTCGTTGAAAGCTATGCCAAATGGGTATATAGGACGGTGGACCCGGGAAATGTTCAGATCCTCTACCCCATCGTTCCCGAAGGACAGACCAAGGAGGAGGTGCTGGAGCACCTGCGGGGGTATAGGGACTCGAAGCCCGTGCGAATCGGCAACGAGGCCGCCAATCAGGTCCAGCTTGATGTTTTCGGCGAAATGCTCGGTTCGGCCTACTACGCATGGCGGGCCGGACTGTTCACTCCGCCCGAGGGCGGGAGAAGGATACGTAACATCTTGGACTGGATAGTCGAGAACTGGCAGCAGCCGGATAGCGGGATATGGGAGGTACGAGGCGGTCGGCGGAACTTTGTCTACGGAAAGGTCATGCTGTGGTTGGCCCTCGATCGCGGCATCCAGATGTTCGAGGAATTGAAGCTGGAAGGTGACATCGAGCGCTGGCGGCAGGAGAGGGACGCGATCCGCGAGGCGGTCATGACCAAGGGATGGAGCGATAGGACGAAGGCTTTCAAGCAGTCGTTCGAGGACGATCATCTGGACGCGGCCAACCTCATGCTGTCCATAGTGGGTTTCATCGATGGAAGGGATCCCCGCATGCTCTCGACCATCGACGCTACCATGGAGCAGCTGGTCGTCAACGGCATGTGCTACCGGTACATCGACGCTCCGGAAGGTCTTTCAGGAAAGGAATCTACCTTTATCCTCTGCACCTTCTGGCTCGTCAGTGCTCTGGTCCTCGCGGGACGGGTGGGGGAGGCCCGCCGAATATATGAGAACATGCTGTCCAAGGCCAGCCCCCTTGGTTTGCTCGCAGAGGAATATGACCCCGATACTAAGGAGCAGATCGGCAACTTCCCCCAGGCATTTTCCCACCTTGGAGTGATCAACGCTGCCATCTTCCTTGCCCATTTCGGAGGTATAGGCAAGATAGAGCTAGGTGATTGGGTCGAGTCCAATCTTCAGAAGGTCCGGGAGGACCTAGACCACGGGACCGAAGGGCAGGGCGGTGAAGGCGTCGAGAGTATGAAGGAGGTCGTGAGAACAACAGCCTCCCGATAAGATGGCCCCATTCGAGGGGCCCTCCCAACCTTTTCCCATTTTCAAAGATCCGCTCTACTGGTCGCTGCAAAGAAAGTAAATACCAGCCTCACGCAATATTTCTGCCAGTAGGTGACAACCTTGCAGGTCAGCGCAACACAGGACATGAGCACCGAGACCATTTTGAGGGAGGTCGTTCCGACGGCTCAGCTGATTATGGGCGGGGCGATGATGGCCGATGGAGTACATTTCTCAGCGAGCATGAGAGAAGCGGGTGCGGCAGCAAAATATATCACGACATCAAAGAACACCTATCATGAAAATCTGATCGTCCAGGGAACCATCGACGCCCTGAGCCATCGGAAGGATGGGCACAAGGAGAAGGTTGACATCGAAACACTGAACATCGATGCGGTCATGAAGAAAGTGGACGAGATCGTCCCCATGCTAGACAGTGCGGGAGTGCATGGGACGCAGACGAAGACCTTTCTGTATGGCCTCGCTGAAGCCGTGGTCAATGCTTCTGGATCAGGATTCCTGGGTACCGGAGCTAAGATCACTGAGGGCGAGATGAAGTTTCTCTCCGATCTCAAAGCTCACCTGCAGGTCTAATATCGACGGATCCTCGGGCAAATCGAGATGACCAGGGTTCGGATCCCGAGCAAGTCTCAAGGCGAGGGCGATCGGACGCCGATCCATGATGTGAGGATTGGTATAGGACTCCTCCTCGTCGCACCTGAATCTGATGCGGTCCCCAAGGTGCCCCTCGCCCCACTGGCACAGCAGATCGAGGACCGGGATGATCAACCTTTCCCTAGCAGTCAGGGTGTATCGACCTTCGGGGGGACCTGAAGACAGACCTTCCTGACAACAAGGCCGTCCGCCTCCAGCTGCCGAAGCTCTTTCGTGAGATTCTTAGAGTCATATGCGGCTTGCTCGAACCTGTAGCTCGCTGAAGCGCAAAGTGTCTTCTCTCAGCTCGTAGAGTATCAATGGCCTCAATTTTCCGACGACGACGTTAATGGTCGCCTCGATACCTTGGTTGTACTTTGGCTCCTCGGGTATGCAACATCGATATCATCGTTGTCTTGATGTGCCACTCATGTTTGCACTGAATATTAATATCGTACCGGCCATCAGTATATCATTGGCATCGCCGCCGACGCTGGCATGGGATCGATGTTTGGTTTAAGGGGATCGAAGGACTGATCATGACGAGCAAGGTCTATTTCTCTAACTTGAGGACGAGGGGGGAGAAGGGGAACAAGGTCAATAAGGTCGGGTCCTTGTTCGAACAAGCGCAGTTCGGGCCGCTCATCAGGAAGGGGGATCTGACCGCCATCAAGCTCCATTTCGGGGAGAGGGGCAACGATGGCTTCATAAATCCAGTCCTGGTCCGTCCGGTGGTGGATCGGGTAAAGGCGATTGGAGCCAACCCTTTTCTCACCGATACCAACACCCTGTACTCGGGGAGCCGGCATAATGCGGTCGACCACCTGATCACTGCCCTGGAGCACGGGTTCGATTATACAGTGGCGGGTGCACCCCTCATCATCTCCGACGGGCTCAGGAGCGACAATATCATGGAGGTGAGGATCGGGAAGAAGCACTTCTCCTCGGTGAAACTGGCCCGGGATATCGTGACCGCGGACAGCATGATCGTCATGACTCACTTCAAGGCCCACGAGATGTCCGGCTTCGGCGGGGCCATCAAGAATATGGCCATGGGGGGCGCCCCGGCCATGGGCAAGAAGGAGCAGCATGCCTGCCGGATGGTCGTCAACCACGATTCGTGCATCGGCTGCGGTTCATGCCGGGAGGTCTGTCCCCAGGGAGCAGTCTCCGTCTCGGAGGAGAAGGCGAGCATCGAGGCCAATGACTGCATCGGCTGCGGGGAGTGCCTCACAGTGTGCCCAGAAAAGGCAATCGAGCTCGACTGGACCGCGGAGATCCCACCGTTCATGGAGAGGATGACCGAGTACGCCTACGGCGTGGCCAGGTCTCATGAGGGCCGCATAGGCTACATGAACTTCCTAACAAACATCACTCCGGACTGTGACTGCTGCCCCTGGAGCGATGCACCCATAGTGCCGGACATCGGCTTCCTTGCGTCAACGGACCCCGTGGCGATCGACCAGGCCAGCTTCGACCTGGTGAACGCCCAGGTCGGTATCTCGGGGTCACTCCTCGAGATGAACCTGGAAGCGGGAAAGGACAAGTTCAACGGCCTCCGGTCCATCACCGAGCCGACCATCCAGCTGAGCTACGGTGAGGAGATCGGACTGGGTAGCCGTGATTACGAGCTAGTGACCCTATGAGGCAATGTCGGATCGTAGCTCGACCGCCCTACGAGACCCCGGCAATGGCCGTCGCCTGGTAACCAAGTTCAACGCTCTGGCTGGCTGCATACTCCATCGTCGGTCGT belongs to Methanomassiliicoccus sp. and includes:
- a CDS encoding glycoside hydrolase family 15 protein: MVAQLKGGYCPIEDYGLIGNRHAAALVNSSGSIDWLCWPRFDSPSIFAGILDPEKGGNWVIKPTGACKSDHRYLKDTNVLETIFECSEGKVALLDFMDMTWAEQDMEGGPPGKLVRIVRGLNGTVEMRSTCQPRPNYARDHPTIELNGSEANIGPFVITGPQGWLKEGEKDALSQTFIVRPGEQFFFTLSTDEDKSPLASISAALQSTMSYWRNWASKCTYQGPYRDMVVRSALVMQLMTYPPSGAIVAAPTTSLPEEIGGERNWDYRFTWLRDGSYTLLSLVLAGYPDFVESYAKWVYRTVDPGNVQILYPIVPEGQTKEEVLEHLRGYRDSKPVRIGNEAANQVQLDVFGEMLGSAYYAWRAGLFTPPEGGRRIRNILDWIVENWQQPDSGIWEVRGGRRNFVYGKVMLWLALDRGIQMFEELKLEGDIERWRQERDAIREAVMTKGWSDRTKAFKQSFEDDHLDAANLMLSIVGFIDGRDPRMLSTIDATMEQLVVNGMCYRYIDAPEGLSGKESTFILCTFWLVSALVLAGRVGEARRIYENMLSKASPLGLLAEEYDPDTKEQIGNFPQAFSHLGVINAAIFLAHFGGIGKIELGDWVESNLQKVREDLDHGTEGQGGEGVESMKEVVRTTASR
- a CDS encoding DUF362 domain-containing protein, translating into MTSKVYFSNLRTRGEKGNKVNKVGSLFEQAQFGPLIRKGDLTAIKLHFGERGNDGFINPVLVRPVVDRVKAIGANPFLTDTNTLYSGSRHNAVDHLITALEHGFDYTVAGAPLIISDGLRSDNIMEVRIGKKHFSSVKLARDIVTADSMIVMTHFKAHEMSGFGGAIKNMAMGGAPAMGKKEQHACRMVVNHDSCIGCGSCREVCPQGAVSVSEEKASIEANDCIGCGECLTVCPEKAIELDWTAEIPPFMERMTEYAYGVARSHEGRIGYMNFLTNITPDCDCCPWSDAPIVPDIGFLASTDPVAIDQASFDLVNAQVGISGSLLEMNLEAGKDKFNGLRSITEPTIQLSYGEEIGLGSRDYELVTL